One Sinorhizobium sp. BG8 DNA window includes the following coding sequences:
- a CDS encoding DegT/DnrJ/EryC1/StrS family aminotransferase has product MSGALPQIPVAKPQLDEQEVEAVRRVVLSGWVTQGPEVAAFEAEFAEYVGAPYACAVSNCTTALHLALMAVGVGPGDEVITVSHSFVATANAIRYCGAVPVFVDIEAGGFNMDPDLIEAAVTARTKAIVCVHQLGMPCDLRRIVEVGRHFAIPVIEDAACATGSEILWEGEWQRIGRPHGDIACFSFHPRKVVTTGDGGMLTTANPDYDRKFRLWRQHGMSVADTVRHGSKQVIYEEYPELGYNYRMTDLQAAIGRVQLRRLPELVSRRRQIAAKYENLLKDVPGLVTPIEPAWTRSNWQSYCVMLPGDIDQKVTMQALLDQGISTRRGVMNIHLESAYAASGSHRASTDLARSVAAQTGSVILPLFAQMTDQDLTRVGGALRELMVPPLSLPSARVG; this is encoded by the coding sequence ATGAGTGGCGCACTTCCGCAGATCCCCGTCGCCAAGCCGCAACTCGATGAGCAGGAAGTCGAGGCGGTGCGGCGCGTCGTGCTGTCCGGCTGGGTCACGCAGGGACCGGAGGTCGCTGCCTTTGAAGCCGAGTTCGCCGAATACGTCGGTGCGCCCTACGCCTGCGCCGTTTCCAACTGCACGACGGCGCTCCATCTGGCGCTGATGGCGGTGGGCGTCGGTCCGGGTGACGAGGTGATAACAGTCAGCCATTCGTTCGTCGCGACGGCGAATGCGATCCGCTATTGCGGAGCGGTGCCGGTGTTCGTCGATATCGAGGCGGGCGGCTTCAACATGGATCCCGACCTGATCGAGGCCGCGGTTACTGCGCGTACAAAGGCAATCGTGTGCGTCCACCAATTGGGCATGCCGTGCGATCTCCGTCGCATCGTGGAAGTTGGAAGACATTTCGCCATTCCGGTTATCGAGGATGCCGCCTGCGCGACCGGGAGCGAGATCCTCTGGGAAGGCGAGTGGCAAAGGATCGGCAGGCCTCATGGCGATATCGCCTGCTTCTCTTTCCATCCGCGCAAGGTCGTCACGACAGGTGACGGCGGCATGCTGACGACCGCCAATCCGGATTACGACCGGAAGTTCCGGCTGTGGCGGCAGCATGGTATGAGCGTCGCCGATACGGTCCGCCATGGATCGAAGCAGGTGATATACGAGGAGTATCCCGAACTCGGATACAACTACCGCATGACCGATCTGCAGGCAGCGATCGGCCGCGTGCAACTGCGGCGCCTGCCGGAGCTCGTGTCTCGGCGCCGGCAGATCGCGGCCAAGTATGAAAACCTCCTCAAAGATGTGCCTGGCCTGGTGACACCGATCGAACCAGCCTGGACCCGCAGCAACTGGCAAAGTTACTGCGTGATGCTACCGGGCGACATCGACCAGAAGGTGACGATGCAGGCATTGCTGGACCAGGGAATCTCGACGCGTCGAGGCGTGATGAACATCCACCTGGAATCGGCCTATGCGGCAAGTGGTTCGCATCGGGCCAGCACGGACCTCGCCCGCAGCGTGGCTGCCCAGACCGGATCCGTGATACTTCCCCTCTTCGCTCAGATGACGGATCAAGACCTGACACGGGTTGGCGGGGCTCTTCGTGAGCTGATGGTTCCACCCCTCAGCCTCCCCTCAGCCAGGGTCGGCTGA
- a CDS encoding NAD-dependent epimerase/dehydratase family protein: MKNKRILITGGAGLIGSHIADLVAVEEPREILILDNFVRGRHENLREAAAAFPLTIIEGDIRDRVLLAEAIEGVDVVFHQAAIRITQCAEEPRLAFDVLAGGTFDVLEAAVKAGVSKVVAASSASVLGLAESFPTTEDHHPYNNRTIYGAAKAFNEGLLRSFAEMYGLRYVALRYFNVYGPRMDVYGAYTEVLIRWMERIAAGLPPIIHGDGTQTMDFVHVHDIARANLLAAKADVTDEVFNVASGTETSLRELAEKLTRVMGASLEPQHQAARKVNAVTRRLADTTKAERLLGFSARISLDDGLRDLVDWWRQERSVAGGEAA; the protein is encoded by the coding sequence ATGAAGAACAAGCGTATTCTCATTACCGGCGGGGCCGGTCTCATTGGCTCGCACATCGCCGACCTGGTCGCCGTCGAGGAGCCGCGCGAGATCCTGATACTCGACAATTTTGTGCGCGGGCGGCACGAGAACCTGCGGGAGGCGGCGGCCGCCTTTCCGCTGACAATCATCGAGGGCGACATCCGCGACCGGGTTCTCCTGGCAGAGGCCATCGAAGGCGTCGACGTCGTTTTCCATCAGGCAGCGATCCGGATTACTCAATGCGCCGAGGAACCGAGGCTGGCGTTCGACGTGCTGGCCGGGGGGACGTTCGACGTCCTGGAAGCCGCCGTGAAGGCGGGCGTATCGAAGGTCGTTGCTGCTTCCTCCGCTTCGGTTCTCGGCCTTGCTGAAAGCTTCCCGACGACCGAAGACCATCATCCCTACAACAACAGGACGATCTACGGTGCGGCAAAGGCGTTCAACGAGGGCCTGCTGCGCAGTTTCGCCGAGATGTATGGCCTGCGTTATGTGGCGCTCAGGTATTTCAACGTCTACGGCCCACGCATGGACGTCTATGGTGCCTATACCGAAGTACTAATCCGCTGGATGGAGCGCATTGCGGCCGGGCTTCCGCCGATCATCCACGGAGACGGTACGCAGACGATGGACTTCGTGCACGTACACGACATTGCGCGGGCAAACCTGCTGGCCGCCAAGGCTGATGTCACCGACGAAGTGTTCAATGTCGCGAGCGGAACCGAGACGAGTCTCAGGGAACTGGCGGAAAAACTGACCCGTGTCATGGGGGCGTCGCTGGAGCCGCAGCATCAGGCCGCACGCAAGGTGAACGCGGTAACGCGCCGGCTTGCTGACACGACGAAGGCGGAGCGTTTGCTCGGCTTCTCGGCACGCATATCGCTGGATGACGGGCTTCGCGATCTCGTCGACTGGTGGCGGCAGGAAAGGTCGGTCGCAGGGGGAGAAGCTGCATGA
- a CDS encoding acyltransferase — MSAEPANTARLVPAVHGKRDAPADAGYQRELAQELRNSYGTAGLIELYGRFSAGDGFVDALMRRTIWQAVSRRCGAGLQVGSGAGFKHPETFEIGSGVFIGAQAYIQGRYDGTCVIGNNVWIGPQAYMDARDLVIEDFVGWGPGAKILGSSHTAVPVDVPIIRTDLEIKPVRVGAWADIGTNATLLPGVTIGKGAIVGAGAVVVSDVEPFAVVAGVPAKFLHWRTDYDPLQTRE, encoded by the coding sequence ATGTCGGCTGAACCCGCGAACACTGCCCGCCTTGTACCGGCGGTCCATGGCAAGCGTGACGCTCCGGCAGACGCCGGCTACCAGCGCGAGCTCGCACAGGAGCTCAGAAATTCCTATGGCACCGCGGGCCTCATTGAACTCTACGGCCGCTTCTCGGCAGGTGACGGGTTTGTCGATGCCCTGATGCGCAGGACAATCTGGCAGGCTGTATCACGGCGGTGCGGCGCAGGTCTCCAGGTCGGCAGCGGGGCGGGCTTTAAGCATCCCGAAACATTCGAGATCGGAAGCGGCGTGTTCATCGGAGCGCAAGCCTACATACAGGGCCGTTATGACGGAACATGCGTCATCGGCAACAATGTCTGGATCGGACCGCAGGCCTACATGGATGCACGAGATCTGGTCATCGAGGACTTCGTTGGTTGGGGCCCGGGCGCCAAGATCCTTGGATCGAGCCATACCGCCGTTCCCGTCGACGTCCCGATCATCCGCACAGACCTGGAGATCAAGCCTGTCCGCGTGGGCGCCTGGGCCGACATCGGCACCAATGCCACGCTGCTTCCCGGTGTCACGATCGGGAAGGGCGCGATTGTCGGCGCCGGCGCAGTCGTTGTGTCGGACGTCGAGCCATTCGCAGTCGTGGCGGGTGTCCCGGCGAAGTTCCTGCACTGGCGAACGGACTACGATCCCCTGCAGACGAGAGAGTGA
- a CDS encoding DegT/DnrJ/EryC1/StrS family aminotransferase: MIPLLDLKAQYASIKDEVDAAVLRVLASAQYVLGDEVAAFEEEFADYCGARHAIAVNTGTSALHLALLAAGIGPGDEVITVPFTFVATVSAICYTGARPVFVDVEPVTLTMDPTQLEAAITSRTKAIVPVHLYGQMAEMDDIMAVASRHGLPVIEDACQAHGAEHRHRRAGSIGISGCFSFYPGKNLGACGEGGAVVTSDDAHARTIRMLRDWGQQQRYHHLLKGFNYRMDGIQGAILRVKLRYLEAWTAARRAHAARYSALLAHSAAVKPPMEVAHRRHVYHVYAVKCRDREEIRSALQAEGIQSGLHYPIPVHLQEAHADLGYRAGDFPVSEAAARSMLSLPIYPEMSARDVEQVAAALEQDAYVG; this comes from the coding sequence ATGATTCCTCTCCTCGATCTCAAAGCGCAGTATGCATCGATCAAGGACGAGGTGGACGCGGCGGTCCTGCGCGTCCTCGCTTCCGCGCAATATGTCCTCGGGGATGAGGTCGCCGCGTTCGAAGAGGAGTTCGCGGACTACTGCGGTGCCCGGCATGCGATTGCGGTCAACACCGGAACGAGCGCCCTGCATCTTGCCCTGCTCGCTGCAGGAATTGGACCGGGAGACGAAGTCATCACGGTTCCCTTCACGTTTGTCGCGACCGTCTCGGCAATCTGCTACACCGGGGCGCGGCCAGTGTTCGTCGACGTCGAACCCGTGACACTGACGATGGATCCGACGCAGCTGGAAGCCGCCATCACATCCCGTACCAAGGCCATCGTGCCGGTTCATCTCTATGGCCAGATGGCGGAAATGGACGACATCATGGCTGTAGCCAGTCGGCACGGACTGCCCGTGATCGAGGATGCCTGCCAGGCCCATGGAGCCGAGCACAGGCATCGCCGGGCGGGCAGTATCGGCATATCGGGCTGCTTCAGCTTCTACCCCGGCAAGAACCTCGGCGCCTGTGGCGAGGGCGGGGCCGTCGTGACAAGCGACGACGCCCATGCTCGGACCATCCGCATGCTGCGGGACTGGGGCCAGCAGCAGCGCTATCATCACCTTCTCAAGGGCTTCAACTACCGGATGGACGGTATTCAGGGCGCGATCCTGCGGGTGAAGCTAAGATATCTCGAAGCCTGGACGGCCGCCCGGCGGGCACATGCAGCTCGGTATTCTGCGCTCCTTGCGCATTCTGCTGCCGTGAAGCCGCCCATGGAGGTCGCTCATCGCCGCCATGTCTACCATGTCTACGCCGTGAAATGCAGGGATCGGGAAGAAATCAGGAGCGCCCTTCAGGCCGAAGGAATCCAGTCCGGCCTTCACTATCCCATTCCGGTCCATCTGCAGGAGGCGCACGCCGATCTCGGCTACCGCGCGGGAGATTTCCCCGTATCTGAAGCCGCTGCGCGCAGCATGCTTTCGCTACCGATCTATCCGGAAATGTCGGCGCGCGACGTCGAGCAGGTAGCCGCAGCTCTGGAGCAGGATGCCTATGTCGGCTGA